Proteins found in one Parasteatoda tepidariorum isolate YZ-2023 chromosome 7, CAS_Ptep_4.0, whole genome shotgun sequence genomic segment:
- the LOC107445159 gene encoding DNA repair protein xrcc4: MFSHKALNKICLEGEEVFLLSEYEPKRNLELKILDIQHNKSYTGQASDLVLRTQAASIGLSFSDFMEQSKQALFQEPSNECTFNYSLQKDSVNYKFKWASVDQEETTIILGCIEMMEQEYVSVFDNVLISLAKEILNLNSKVKSLTAELVECKSQTDKAIHQLSEAVDIKENLEKELFSKFVLVLNEKKKKIKDIKSGKLPGSSKTSTNKKLNSKKPRIPSVSESSEENANEFLNLNEPGPSTAMNRSSLPFLDDEEDSVVPVKPSKKRSRNTVNKTKSFPDAIMPANVESTLSQVMDDDSDDLLGNL, from the coding sequence ATGTTTTCTCACAAggctttaaacaaaatatgtctTGAAGGTGAAGAAGTATTTCTATTGTCTGAATATGAACCTAAAAGAAACCTGGAGCTCAAAATTTTAGATATCCAACATAATAAATCCTACACTGGCCAAGCGTCTGATTTAGTTTTGAGAACTCAAGCGGCAAGTATAGGTCTAAGTTTTAGTGATTTTATGGAGCAATCAAAGCAAGCTCTTTTTCAAGAACCTTCAAATGAATGTACTTTTAATTACTCTTTGCAAAAAGACAGTGTTAACTACAAATTTAAGTGGGCAAGTGTTGACCAAGAAGAAACTACTATTATTCTTGGCTGTATAGAAATGATGGAACAGGAATATGTATCTGTATTCGACAATGTATTAATTTCCCTTGCtaaagaaattcttaatttaaattctaaagttAAATCTCTTACTGCTGAATTGGTTGAATGCAAAAGTCAAACTGATAAGGCAATTCATCAGTTGTCTGAAGCTGTTgatattaaagaaaacttaGAGAAAGAATTGTTTTCGAAATTTGTGCTTGtcttgaatgaaaaaaagaagaaaataaaagatatcaaAAGTGGTAAATTACCTGGATCATCAAAAACTTCAACTAACAAAAAGCTAAATTCTAAAAAACCTAGAATACCTTCAGTAAGTGAATCCTCAGAAGAAAATGCAAacgaatttcttaatttaaatgagCCTGGTCCTTCAACAGCAATGAATAGAAGTTCCCTTCCTTTTCTCGATGATGAAGAAGATTCTGTTGTGCCTGTTAAGCCGAGCAAAAAGAGGAGTAGGAAtactgtaaataaaactaaatctttTCCTGATGCAATCATGCCAGCTAACGTTGAATCAACACTTAGTCAAGTTATGGATGATGATAGTGATGATCTTTTAGGAAAtttgtag